One window of Perca flavescens isolate YP-PL-M2 chromosome 6, PFLA_1.0, whole genome shotgun sequence genomic DNA carries:
- the LOC114556563 gene encoding sialoadhesin isoform X2: MDFLKWPLFFVCLCSKGSKTEGSSWTIKVPSSVKGLPGSCVVIPCSFNYPDPGRVVTEFTGMWAEGEHEIIYHPDKLTVKQQYRSRTELLGDISQKNCSFKIDPLKQSDQGPFYFRIEMAGYEKFSYKENTVSITMSVPNPIQFSVKEEVVEGDKVSASCSVSHSCPTSPPVFTWSHTGHTHVQPQQLDDGQWRTTSTLNFQATSADHNKPLQCTVTYHGGQHQTTSRDLKVKYAPVNVTVEHKSDVKEGEAVRLRCSSDAHPPTSSYQWHNETGAQLHQGNVYMLPNVSRHTGALYCTAINAVGQGNSSPVQLNVLYAPEIKTASSCSSEADMVKCVCIAESKPPSIVYFVLSDRVLPSTEVEKHGFVTIGTLRAKFGSSEAVYCLANNTLGNANLTLALPYSKMQNLYIIIASGAGGILVMLLITVIVVKKWGRSKDAPTPRMSSLKTDKDVVLSQYAPTKRIERCYDEVQCSGNYVDDHVYGNMEIDCDETIYANM, from the exons ATGGACTTTCTCAAGTGGCCTCTGTTTTTTGTGTGCCTTTGCTCTAAGG GTTCTAAAACTGAAGGCTCATCTTGGACAATTAAGGTGCCGTCCTCAGTAAAAGGTCTCCCTGGATCCTGTGTGGTGATCCCCTGTTCGTTCAACTACCCAGATCCAGGCAGGGTGGTCACTGAATTCACTGGGATGTGGGCCGAGGGGGAACATGAGATCATCTATCACCCAGACAAGTTAACAGTGAAGCAGCAGTATCGGAGTCGGACAGAGCTGTTGGGAGACATCAGTCAGAAGAACTGTTCATTTAAGATTGATCCCCTTAAACAAAGTGACCAAGGGCCATTTTATTTCAGGATTGAAATGGCAGGCTATGAAAAGTTTTCTTACAAAGAGAACACAGTCTCCATTACAATGA GTGTACCAAATCCCATCCAGTTCTCTGTGAAAGAGGAGGTAGTGGAAGGTGATAAGGTGTCTGCATCCTGCTCAGTGTCTCACTCCTGCCCCACCTCTCCTCCTGTCTTCACCTGGAGtcacactggacacacacatgtccaACCACAGCAGCTTGACGATGGCCAGTGGAGAACAACATCTACCCTAAACTTTCAAGCTACCAGCGCTGATCACAACAAGCCTTTACAGTGTACTGTAACATACCATGGAGGGCAGCACCAAACAACATCCAGAGACCTCAAAGTAAAAT ATGCCCCAGTAAATGTGACGGTTGAGCACAAGTCAGATGTAAAGGAGGGAGAAGCTGTGCGGCTGAGATGCTCCAGTGATGCTCACCCCCCCACCAGCAGCTATCAGTGGCATAATGAAACTGGTGCTCAGCTGCATCAAGGAAACGTCTACATGCTGCCAAATGTCTCCAGACACACAGGAGCTCTGTACTGTACTGCCATCAATGCAGTAGGACAAGGCAATTCAAGCCCTGTGCAGCTTAATGTGTTAT ATGCCCCTGAGATTAAGACGGCTTCTTCCTGCTCCTCAGAGGCAGATATggtaaagtgtgtgtgcattgcgGAGTCCAAGCCTCCCAGCATTGTCTATTTTGTGCTTTCTGACAGAGTCCTGCCAAGCACCGAGGTAGAGAAACACGGCTTTGTTACCATTGGGACTCTGCGGGCAAAGTTTGGATCTTCTGAGGCTGTCTACTGTCTGGCAAACAACACCCTGGGCAATGCCAACCTCACACTCGCTTTACCTTACA GTAAGATGCAGAATCTGTATATTATCATCGCTTCTGgagcaggagggattttggtgATGCTTTTAATAACAGTGATAGTTGTTAAAAAATG GGGGAGGTCTAAGGATGCACCAACACCTCGCATGAGCTCACTGAAAACAGATAAAGATGTGGTGCTCTCTCAGTATGCTCCAACAAAAAG AATAGAAAGGTGCTATGATGAGGTACAGTGCTCCGGCAATTACGTCGATGATCATGTGTATGGCAACATGGAG ATCGACTGCGATGAAACAATATATGCCAACATGTAA
- the LOC114556563 gene encoding sialoadhesin isoform X1 has translation MDFLKWPLFFVCLCSKGSKTEGSSWTIKVPSSVKGLPGSCVVIPCSFNYPDPGRVVTEFTGMWAEGEHEIIYHPDKLTVKQQYRSRTELLGDISQKNCSFKIDPLKQSDQGPFYFRIEMAGYEKFSYKENTVSITMSVPNPIQFSVKEEVVEGDKVSASCSVSHSCPTSPPVFTWSHTGHTHVQPQQLDDGQWRTTSTLNFQATSADHNKPLQCTVTYHGGQHQTTSRDLKVKYAPVNVTVEHKSDVKEGEAVRLRCSSDAHPPTSSYQWHNETGAQLHQGNVYMLPNVSRHTGALYCTAINAVGQGNSSPVQLNVLYAPEIKTASSCSSEADMVKCVCIAESKPPSIVYFVLSDRVLPSTEVEKHGFVTIGTLRAKFGSSEAVYCLANNTLGNANLTLALPYSKMQNLYIIIASGAGGILVMLLITVIVVKKCRGRSKDAPTPRMSSLKTDKDVVLSQYAPTKRIERCYDEVQCSGNYVDDHVYGNMEIDCDETIYANM, from the exons ATGGACTTTCTCAAGTGGCCTCTGTTTTTTGTGTGCCTTTGCTCTAAGG GTTCTAAAACTGAAGGCTCATCTTGGACAATTAAGGTGCCGTCCTCAGTAAAAGGTCTCCCTGGATCCTGTGTGGTGATCCCCTGTTCGTTCAACTACCCAGATCCAGGCAGGGTGGTCACTGAATTCACTGGGATGTGGGCCGAGGGGGAACATGAGATCATCTATCACCCAGACAAGTTAACAGTGAAGCAGCAGTATCGGAGTCGGACAGAGCTGTTGGGAGACATCAGTCAGAAGAACTGTTCATTTAAGATTGATCCCCTTAAACAAAGTGACCAAGGGCCATTTTATTTCAGGATTGAAATGGCAGGCTATGAAAAGTTTTCTTACAAAGAGAACACAGTCTCCATTACAATGA GTGTACCAAATCCCATCCAGTTCTCTGTGAAAGAGGAGGTAGTGGAAGGTGATAAGGTGTCTGCATCCTGCTCAGTGTCTCACTCCTGCCCCACCTCTCCTCCTGTCTTCACCTGGAGtcacactggacacacacatgtccaACCACAGCAGCTTGACGATGGCCAGTGGAGAACAACATCTACCCTAAACTTTCAAGCTACCAGCGCTGATCACAACAAGCCTTTACAGTGTACTGTAACATACCATGGAGGGCAGCACCAAACAACATCCAGAGACCTCAAAGTAAAAT ATGCCCCAGTAAATGTGACGGTTGAGCACAAGTCAGATGTAAAGGAGGGAGAAGCTGTGCGGCTGAGATGCTCCAGTGATGCTCACCCCCCCACCAGCAGCTATCAGTGGCATAATGAAACTGGTGCTCAGCTGCATCAAGGAAACGTCTACATGCTGCCAAATGTCTCCAGACACACAGGAGCTCTGTACTGTACTGCCATCAATGCAGTAGGACAAGGCAATTCAAGCCCTGTGCAGCTTAATGTGTTAT ATGCCCCTGAGATTAAGACGGCTTCTTCCTGCTCCTCAGAGGCAGATATggtaaagtgtgtgtgcattgcgGAGTCCAAGCCTCCCAGCATTGTCTATTTTGTGCTTTCTGACAGAGTCCTGCCAAGCACCGAGGTAGAGAAACACGGCTTTGTTACCATTGGGACTCTGCGGGCAAAGTTTGGATCTTCTGAGGCTGTCTACTGTCTGGCAAACAACACCCTGGGCAATGCCAACCTCACACTCGCTTTACCTTACA GTAAGATGCAGAATCTGTATATTATCATCGCTTCTGgagcaggagggattttggtgATGCTTTTAATAACAGTGATAGTTGTTAAAAAATG CAGGGGGAGGTCTAAGGATGCACCAACACCTCGCATGAGCTCACTGAAAACAGATAAAGATGTGGTGCTCTCTCAGTATGCTCCAACAAAAAG AATAGAAAGGTGCTATGATGAGGTACAGTGCTCCGGCAATTACGTCGATGATCATGTGTATGGCAACATGGAG ATCGACTGCGATGAAACAATATATGCCAACATGTAA